One window of the Drosophila gunungcola strain Sukarami chromosome 3L unlocalized genomic scaffold, Dgunungcola_SK_2 000009F, whole genome shotgun sequence genome contains the following:
- the LOC128259910 gene encoding LOW QUALITY PROTEIN: tudor domain-containing protein 3 (The sequence of the model RefSeq protein was modified relative to this genomic sequence to represent the inferred CDS: deleted 1 base in 1 codon), whose protein sequence is MELAKKLQEVGWHLTEEGLKVLTTAVGSEDTRKIIDEALNRDFRDIGGGALPTKREDATLPGKIVLQVQRVRNIAAPKANEESKAAPRLIQLDLSDGQNSIQALELEPVPQLNLNVAPGSKIFFKAEKLQLMQGFMLLRSTELQLLGGRVDALYEKWDLARTMLRYARSGRPLSGTSVPPPWVAFGRKIDTTAERERNFKSLGSSGDKDKPVKENDEFNAMRTEAIAVATKAGGKKVFGGGGQNIVDHNIKKILDKGFTEEEARSALHATRNNLERALFNLKRRKEAGGLAPIETMGRPGRGDRPPREGKRGASAKDEATSSKPAANATLFDFLTNKLPATETPAPSIVEAFAVAPAAPPTANHFNPFKQYGNSRFGEADSRSSALGGGGKFGDRSRFENNVSSSFAAHRGGHAGSSRGGGRNRGGGRDERPTRDERPPREDRPPREEKPPREERAPRERGGGGFNERAAGRNKPESAAVKTSNRNGPDNPIPKTNSEVKTEQETTNGKEHAGNRRGSDRGSNRGGSNRGENGNANGSRRKQQAVSSGSNSGSATAKPPNNSGEDFNARLSKVTEETANLKVSSAPKRENRRKQGQGQANRQAGAETESQQQQQSTQLPSQKPEKAQNSQKHQNQHHQQHHHNPRHHSHANYSQLANGYTYDPSKIMGFQSKEANEFAMSLLKSQGVTMPNHQQQQELPPTTFGPVSAPIHGNPYAPPAPVSAPQAAPREHFGMTPGDAWMWQKGDLCMAKYWDDGRYYEAEITGVSEKTCVVFFMGYGNHEEVLKADILPITDAQNRPLSNAPQQQQHQQQQQQSRYRGDRQAQQQQVYVPPHKREH, encoded by the exons ATGGAATTAGCCAAGAAACTACAAGAAGTCGGGTG GCACCTGACGGAGGAGGGCCTTAAAGTTCTGACAACAGCGGTTGGCAGCGAAGATACCCGGAAAATTATTGATGAAGCACTGAAT CGCGATTTCCGTGATATAGGAGGTGGCGCACTGCCCACAAAACGCGAAGATGCCACTTTGCCCGGAAAAATTGTTCTGCAGGTGCAGAGAGTGAGGAATATAGCCGCCCCCAAAGCGAATGAGGAATCGAAGGCCGCGCCACGCCTAATACAACTCGATCTGAGCGACGGACAGAATTCCATACAGGCCCTGGAGCTGGAGCCAGTGCCCCAGCTGAATCTCAATGTGGCACCAGGGAGTAAGATCTTTTTCAAGGCCGAGAAACTGCAGCTGATGCAGGGATTCATGCTGCTGAGATCCACTGAGCTCCAGCTCCTCGGAGGACGTGTGGATGCTCTCTACGAGAAGTGGGATCTTGCCCGAACCATGTTGAGGTATGCGCGAAGTGGTCGTCCTCTAAGCGGCACTTCAGTGCCGCCACCGTGGGTGGCATTTGGCCGGAAAATCGATACCACCGCCGAGAGGGAGAGGAACTTCAAGAGCCTGGGCTCCTCGGGCGATAAGGATAAGCCGGTGAAGGAGAACGATGAGTTCAATGCCATGCGCACCGAGGCCATTGCCGTGGCCACCAAGGCAGGCGGCAAAAAGGTATTCGGTGGAGGTGGTCAGAACATCGTCGATCACAACATAAAGAAGATCCTGGACAAGGGCTTCACCGAGGAGGAGGCCCGCAGTGCCTTGCATGCCACCCGAAACAACCTGGAACGTGCTCTTTTCAACCTAAAACGACGCAAGGAAGCCGGAGGCTTGGCTCCCATCGAAACTATGGGTCGTCCGGGACGCGGAGATCGGCCGCCCAGAGAGGGAAAGCGTGGCGCCAGTGCCAAGGACGAAGCTACGTCATCTAAGCCAGCTGCCAATGCCACCCTGTTTGATTTCCTCACTAACAAGCTGCCAGCTACGGAGACACCGGCGCCTAGCATCGTAGAGGCCTTTGCCGTTGCTCCAGCTGCCCCACCCACTGCCAATCACTTTAATCCTTTCAAGCAATATGGAAACTCAAGGTTCGGCGAGGCGGATAGCCGATCTTCAGCGCTAGGCGGAGGAGGGAAGTTTGGTGATCGTTCGAGGTTTGAGAACAATGTGTCGAGCAGTTTTGCCGCGCATCGTGGTGGACATGCGGGTTCCTCAAGAGGCGGTGGACGCAATCGAGGTGGAGGCAGGGACGAAAGGCCGACGCGGGACGAAAGACCACCCAGGGAAGACAGACCACCGAGGGAAGAAAAACCGCCCAGGGAAGAGAGGGCACCTAGGGAGCGAGGAGGTGGAGGCTTTAACGAACGTGCA GCCGGACGTAACAAACCGGAGTCCGCGGCCGTAAAAACCTCTAACCGCAATGGGCCAGACAACCCGATACCCAAAACCAACTCCGAGGTTAAAACAGAACAAGAAACAACCAATGGTAAGGAACACGCCGGCAACCGACGTGGCAGCGATCGAGGCAGCAATCGTGGAGGCTCAAACAGAGGCGAGAATGGCAACGCCAATGGCAGCCGGCGTAAGCAGCAGGCAGTCAGCTCTGGATCGAATTCAGGTAGTGCAACTGCCAAGCCCCCGAACAATTCAGGAGAAGATTTCAACGCCCGTTTAAGCAAGGTAACCGAGGAGACGGCCAATCTCAAGGTGAGCAGTGCTCCCAAGCGAGAGAATCGACGCAAACAGGGTCAAGGACAAGCCAATCGTCAGGCGGGAGCAGAAACCGaaagccagcagcagcagcaatcaaCACAGTTGCCTTCGCAGAAGCCGGAAAAGGCTCAAAACAGCCAGAAACATCAGAATCAGCACCATCAACAGCACCATCACAATCCCCGACACCATTCGCATGCAAACTACAGTCAATTGGCGAATGGCTATACGTACGATCCCAGCAAGATCATGGGTTTCCAGAGCAAGGAGGCGAACGAGTTTGCCATGAGCCTTCTAAAAAGTCAAGGAGTGACGATGCCCaatcaccagcagcagcaggaattGCCACCGACGACTTTTGGTCCCGTTTCAGCCCCAATTCATGGAAATCCTTATGCTCCGCCGGCCCCTGTGTCTGCGCCACAGGCTGCACCAAGGGAGCATTTCGGAATGACGCCTGGGGACGCTTGGATGTGGCAGAAGGGCGACTTGTGCATGGCCAAGTACTGGGACGATGGAAGG TATTATGAGGCTGAGATCACGGGAGTGTCGGAGAAAACTTGCGTGGTCTTTTTTATGGGCTATGGCAACCACGAGGAGGTGCTCAAGGCGGACATTCTGCCCATTACGGATGCACAAAATAGGCCACTGAGCAATGcgccccagcagcagcaacatcaacagcagcaacaacagtcACGCTACCGCGGAGATCGTcaggcgcagcagcagcaagtcTACGTACCGCCCCACAAACGAGAGCATTGA